A genomic stretch from Catenulispora sp. GP43 includes:
- a CDS encoding SDR family NAD(P)-dependent oxidoreductase, which yields MNAKIAVVGIACRYPDADSPQRLWENVLAGRRAFRRLPDERMRAEDYYSPDPTAPDRFYSAKAAVIEGFEFDRVKYKIAGSTFRSTDMTHWLALDTASRALADAGFPDGAGLNGRATGVIIGNTLTGEFARANVMRLRWPYVRRTVGAALREQGWDDAELTAFLETLEQRYKAPFPGIDEDTLAGGLANTIAGRICNHFDFAGGGFTVDGACSSSLLSVATACDALAAGRLDAAIAGGVDLSIDPFEVIGFAKTGALATGEMRVYDKKSNGFWPGEGCGMLVLMRDAEARERGLFRYATIAGWGYSSDGKGGMTRPEASGHRLAIERAYSAAGFGIDAVAYLEGHGTGTAVGDATELRAFSEARRAADPDAAPAAISTVKGNFGHTKAAAGIAGLLKAILAVRHRVIPPATGHVDPHPELTGDRPALRVPSTAELWPEGKEVRAGVSSMGFGGINAHIVVEHGDGDRDRDGDDDRDTGIGAEVHRLVRSRQDAELLLVDAAGVAELRGRIAQVAALSGRLSYAEVGDLAATLQAETADRPLRAAVVANSPEEAERKFGKLLTLLDSGARSVLDSADGVFLGSAAMLPRIAFLFPGQGAGRRGDGGALRHRFAEIDELYRAAGLPADGDQVATEVAQPRIVTSSVAGLRVLTRLGIEATGAAGHSLGELTALHWAGAMDEAGLLAAAAARGRIMASASEGNGAMASVSAAADAVEPLLAGEPVVVAGYNSPTQTVVSGPAGAVERVAARAASQGLDVARIAVSHAFHSTLVAPAADAFGAWLAERRFSTLRRPMVSTVTGAEPEADADLPQLLARQIREPVRFADAVTALAARADLFIEVGPGRILRGLAAETAPAVPVVSLETDSPSLAGLLRTVAAAYVLGAPVRHGELFADRFTRPLPLDKEFSFFASPCETAPEDIPTAVVTAGNGTAVPAGAASRIELAAPEGSAQGQSVLEVLTRLAAERAELPAEAVRPDSNPLDELHLSSITVGQIVNQACRELGLVPPATTSAFATSTMAELAAMLEELGGTAQEQDAGRPRAVPGVGPWVRAFAVDLVPTAVGAPTASGAEAGEWRLFAPDRHPLATALHEALRSAGFGDGVLLCLPREAGEDDVLMMLRAARAALSAVDPVRFVVVGERRGGAGLAKTLHLEAPNIATTVVTLPMPLGMSEARADRAVHRIVADVAATDGFSEVHYDSAGERRVPVLRALPEAPGPSGPGLLTDADVLLVTGGGKGITAECALSLGVESGAAIGLLGRSDPAEDPELAANLERMAAAGVRFHYARADVTVADEVKAAVEQVRGALGAVTAVLHGAGRNVPTALVNLDEAAFRRTLAPKIAGLEAVLSAVDPASLRLLVTFGSIIGRAGLRGQADYAVANDWMTDLTHRVAEEFPGCKCLALEWSVWSGAGMGERLGVLESLVREGIEPIPAEAGVALLSRMIADPAAPTSAVVMGRAEGLPTITLERSEVPLLRFLDRVQVHYPGVELVADSDLSGDGDLYLPDHYLDGDLLFPAVFGMEAMAQAATALTGRAQAPVLEDVEFLRPIVVPTQGSTTLRVAVLADGPDTVSAVIRSSDTGFAADHFRARLRYGVPALDDVAVPGAGTGRLPLDPAGDLYGPVLFQGGRFQRLLGYRSLAAKSCVADIANQPGAPWFAPFLADELVLADPGTRDAMMHSIQCCVPDATLLPAGIERLHLADPAAVRTQDTVTLHGRERSRDGDTYVWDVDVRDGSGALVERWEGLTLRAVRKQDGSGPWTPTLLGPYVERRTEQVLPVAVRVGLRPDAPGEDGGIATRRRQTAQTVGWLLGGEADLRYRPDGRPEAAGGFAVSSAHGAGVTLSVAAEGVTVACDIEAATERSEQAWADLLDPAGLALARLIAADAGEPLATAATRVWGALETLGKNGRARADLVADGPARDDRWVLLRSGGARIATFATALRGRSEPVVLALLADDKE from the coding sequence GTGAACGCCAAGATCGCCGTCGTCGGCATCGCCTGCCGCTATCCCGACGCCGACTCCCCGCAGCGGCTCTGGGAGAACGTGCTGGCCGGACGCCGGGCCTTCCGGCGCCTGCCGGACGAGCGGATGCGCGCCGAGGACTACTACTCACCCGACCCCACTGCCCCCGACCGGTTCTACTCCGCCAAGGCCGCGGTCATCGAAGGGTTCGAATTCGACCGGGTCAAGTACAAGATCGCCGGTAGCACCTTCCGGTCCACCGACATGACCCACTGGCTCGCTCTGGACACCGCGTCCCGGGCGCTGGCCGACGCCGGGTTCCCCGACGGCGCGGGCCTGAACGGCCGGGCCACCGGCGTCATCATCGGTAACACCCTGACCGGGGAGTTCGCCCGGGCCAACGTGATGCGGCTGCGCTGGCCCTACGTGCGGCGCACGGTCGGTGCGGCCCTGCGCGAGCAGGGCTGGGACGACGCCGAGCTCACCGCGTTCCTGGAAACTCTCGAGCAGCGGTACAAGGCACCGTTCCCCGGCATCGACGAGGACACCCTGGCCGGCGGCCTGGCCAACACCATCGCCGGCCGGATCTGCAACCACTTCGACTTCGCCGGCGGCGGCTTCACCGTCGACGGGGCCTGCTCCTCCTCGCTGCTGTCGGTGGCCACCGCGTGCGACGCGCTGGCCGCCGGCCGGCTGGACGCCGCGATCGCCGGCGGCGTGGACCTGAGCATCGACCCCTTCGAGGTGATCGGGTTCGCCAAGACAGGGGCCCTGGCCACCGGCGAGATGCGGGTCTACGACAAGAAGTCCAACGGCTTCTGGCCCGGCGAGGGCTGCGGGATGTTGGTGCTGATGCGGGACGCCGAAGCGCGCGAGCGCGGCCTGTTCCGCTACGCGACCATCGCCGGCTGGGGCTACTCCTCCGACGGCAAGGGCGGCATGACGCGGCCGGAGGCCTCCGGGCACCGGCTGGCCATCGAGCGCGCGTACAGTGCGGCCGGCTTCGGCATCGACGCCGTCGCCTACCTTGAGGGCCATGGCACCGGCACCGCCGTGGGCGACGCCACCGAGCTGCGGGCCTTCTCCGAGGCCCGGCGCGCCGCCGACCCCGACGCCGCGCCCGCGGCGATCAGCACCGTCAAGGGCAACTTCGGGCACACCAAGGCCGCCGCCGGGATCGCCGGCCTGCTCAAGGCGATCCTGGCGGTCCGCCACCGGGTGATCCCGCCGGCCACCGGGCACGTCGACCCGCACCCGGAACTGACCGGCGACCGTCCGGCGCTGCGCGTGCCGAGCACCGCCGAGCTGTGGCCGGAAGGCAAGGAAGTCCGGGCCGGCGTGTCCTCGATGGGCTTCGGCGGCATCAACGCGCACATCGTCGTCGAGCACGGTGACGGCGACCGCGACCGCGACGGCGACGACGACCGAGACACCGGCATCGGCGCCGAGGTCCACCGGCTCGTCCGCTCCCGCCAGGACGCGGAACTGCTGCTGGTCGACGCCGCCGGGGTCGCGGAGCTGCGCGGCCGGATCGCACAGGTGGCCGCGCTGTCCGGGCGCTTGTCCTACGCCGAGGTCGGCGACCTGGCGGCCACCTTGCAGGCCGAGACCGCCGACCGGCCGCTGCGCGCCGCGGTGGTCGCGAACTCGCCGGAGGAGGCCGAGCGCAAGTTCGGCAAACTCCTGACACTGCTGGACTCCGGCGCGCGGTCGGTGTTGGACTCGGCCGACGGCGTGTTCCTGGGCAGCGCGGCGATGCTGCCGCGCATCGCGTTCCTGTTCCCCGGTCAGGGCGCCGGGCGCCGGGGCGACGGCGGGGCGCTGCGGCACCGGTTCGCCGAGATCGACGAGCTCTACCGCGCCGCCGGCCTGCCGGCCGACGGCGACCAGGTGGCCACCGAGGTCGCGCAGCCGCGCATCGTCACCTCCTCGGTCGCCGGACTCAGGGTCCTGACCCGGCTCGGCATCGAGGCGACCGGCGCGGCCGGGCACAGCCTCGGCGAGCTCACGGCGCTGCACTGGGCCGGGGCGATGGACGAAGCCGGGCTGCTGGCGGCGGCCGCGGCGCGGGGCCGGATCATGGCCTCGGCGTCGGAGGGGAACGGCGCCATGGCGTCCGTCTCGGCCGCCGCCGACGCCGTCGAGCCGCTGCTGGCCGGCGAGCCGGTGGTCGTCGCCGGCTATAACAGCCCGACGCAGACCGTGGTGTCCGGACCGGCCGGCGCCGTCGAGCGGGTCGCGGCCCGGGCCGCCTCCCAGGGCCTGGATGTCGCGCGCATCGCGGTGTCGCACGCGTTCCACTCCACGCTGGTCGCCCCGGCGGCCGACGCGTTCGGAGCGTGGCTGGCCGAGCGGCGCTTCAGTACTCTGCGACGCCCGATGGTCTCGACCGTCACCGGCGCCGAGCCCGAGGCCGACGCGGACCTGCCGCAGCTGCTGGCCCGCCAGATCCGCGAGCCCGTCCGGTTCGCCGACGCCGTCACCGCGCTGGCCGCCCGCGCCGACCTGTTCATCGAGGTCGGCCCGGGCCGGATCCTGCGCGGCCTGGCCGCCGAGACCGCCCCGGCGGTCCCGGTGGTGTCGCTGGAGACCGACAGTCCTTCGCTGGCCGGTCTGCTGCGCACGGTCGCCGCCGCCTACGTGCTCGGCGCCCCGGTGCGCCACGGCGAGCTGTTCGCCGACCGGTTCACCCGGCCGCTGCCGCTGGACAAGGAGTTCAGCTTCTTCGCCAGCCCCTGCGAGACGGCACCGGAGGACATCCCGACCGCCGTCGTGACCGCCGGGAACGGCACGGCGGTGCCCGCCGGCGCGGCCTCGCGGATCGAACTGGCCGCGCCCGAAGGCTCCGCGCAGGGACAGAGTGTGCTGGAGGTCCTGACCCGGCTGGCCGCCGAGCGCGCCGAGCTCCCGGCCGAAGCCGTCCGCCCGGACAGCAACCCGCTGGACGAGCTGCACCTGAGCTCCATCACGGTCGGCCAGATCGTCAACCAGGCCTGCCGCGAACTGGGCCTGGTGCCGCCGGCCACCACCTCGGCGTTCGCCACCTCCACGATGGCCGAACTGGCCGCGATGCTCGAGGAGCTCGGCGGGACCGCGCAGGAGCAGGACGCCGGACGGCCGCGCGCCGTACCCGGCGTCGGTCCCTGGGTCCGCGCGTTCGCCGTGGACCTGGTCCCGACAGCTGTCGGCGCGCCGACAGCATCCGGGGCCGAGGCCGGCGAGTGGCGGCTGTTCGCCCCCGACCGGCATCCGCTGGCCACCGCGCTGCACGAGGCGCTGCGGAGCGCCGGATTCGGCGACGGGGTTTTGCTGTGCCTGCCCCGTGAAGCCGGCGAGGACGACGTCCTGATGATGCTGCGCGCGGCTCGCGCCGCACTGTCGGCGGTGGACCCGGTGCGCTTCGTCGTGGTCGGGGAACGGCGCGGTGGAGCGGGGTTGGCCAAGACCCTGCACCTGGAGGCGCCGAACATCGCCACCACCGTCGTCACCCTGCCGATGCCGCTGGGGATGTCCGAGGCGCGTGCCGACCGCGCGGTGCACCGGATCGTCGCGGACGTGGCGGCCACCGACGGGTTCAGCGAGGTGCACTACGACTCGGCGGGGGAGCGGCGCGTGCCGGTTCTCAGGGCTCTGCCGGAGGCTCCCGGGCCTTCGGGGCCGGGCCTGCTGACCGACGCCGACGTGCTGCTGGTCACCGGCGGCGGCAAGGGCATCACCGCCGAGTGCGCACTGTCTCTGGGTGTCGAGTCCGGCGCCGCGATCGGCCTGCTGGGCCGCTCCGACCCGGCCGAGGACCCCGAGCTCGCGGCCAACCTGGAACGGATGGCGGCGGCCGGGGTGCGGTTCCACTACGCGCGCGCCGACGTCACCGTCGCCGACGAGGTGAAGGCCGCGGTGGAGCAGGTCCGGGGCGCGCTGGGCGCGGTGACCGCGGTGCTGCACGGCGCCGGGCGCAACGTGCCCACGGCCCTGGTGAACCTGGACGAGGCCGCGTTCCGCAGAACCCTGGCACCGAAGATCGCAGGGCTCGAAGCCGTGCTGTCCGCGGTGGATCCGGCCTCGCTGCGGCTGCTGGTCACCTTCGGCAGCATCATCGGCCGCGCGGGCCTGCGCGGCCAGGCCGACTACGCCGTGGCCAACGACTGGATGACGGACCTGACGCACCGGGTGGCCGAGGAGTTCCCCGGCTGCAAGTGCCTGGCGTTGGAATGGTCTGTGTGGTCCGGCGCCGGCATGGGCGAGCGGCTCGGTGTGCTGGAGTCGCTGGTGCGCGAAGGCATCGAGCCCATCCCGGCCGAGGCCGGGGTGGCGCTGCTGTCCCGGATGATCGCCGATCCGGCGGCGCCGACGTCCGCGGTCGTGATGGGACGCGCGGAGGGGCTGCCGACGATCACCCTGGAACGCTCCGAGGTTCCGCTGCTGCGGTTCCTGGACCGGGTGCAGGTGCACTACCCCGGTGTGGAGCTGGTGGCCGACAGCGACCTGTCCGGCGACGGCGACCTCTACCTGCCCGACCACTACCTGGACGGCGACCTGCTGTTCCCGGCGGTGTTCGGCATGGAGGCGATGGCGCAGGCGGCCACGGCGCTGACCGGGCGGGCTCAGGCCCCGGTGCTGGAGGATGTGGAATTCCTCCGGCCCATCGTGGTGCCGACTCAGGGTTCGACGACGCTGCGAGTGGCGGTGCTGGCCGACGGTCCGGACACGGTCTCGGCCGTGATCCGCAGCAGCGACACCGGTTTCGCCGCCGACCACTTCCGGGCCCGGCTGCGGTACGGGGTCCCGGCGCTGGATGACGTCGCGGTGCCCGGCGCCGGAACCGGGCGCCTTCCGCTGGATCCGGCCGGCGACCTCTACGGTCCCGTGCTGTTCCAGGGCGGCCGGTTCCAGCGGCTGCTCGGCTACCGGTCCCTGGCCGCGAAGTCGTGCGTCGCGGACATCGCCAATCAGCCCGGCGCGCCGTGGTTCGCGCCGTTCCTGGCCGACGAGCTGGTGCTCGCCGATCCGGGCACGCGCGACGCCATGATGCACTCGATCCAGTGCTGTGTGCCGGACGCGACGCTGCTGCCGGCCGGGATCGAGCGGCTGCACCTGGCCGATCCGGCCGCGGTGCGGACGCAGGACACTGTCACGCTGCACGGCCGCGAGCGCAGTCGGGATGGCGACACCTATGTCTGGGACGTCGACGTCCGCGACGGCTCCGGCGCCCTGGTTGAGCGCTGGGAAGGGCTGACCCTGCGCGCGGTGCGCAAGCAGGACGGCTCCGGTCCCTGGACGCCGACGCTGCTCGGTCCCTACGTGGAGCGGCGTACGGAGCAGGTGCTGCCGGTCGCGGTGCGCGTCGGGCTCCGTCCCGACGCGCCCGGTGAGGACGGCGGCATCGCGACCCGGCGCCGGCAGACCGCGCAGACGGTCGGCTGGCTGTTGGGCGGCGAGGCCGACCTGCGCTACCGGCCCGACGGCAGACCCGAGGCCGCCGGCGGGTTCGCGGTGTCCTCCGCGCACGGTGCCGGCGTGACGCTCAGCGTCGCCGCCGAGGGTGTCACAGTGGCCTGCGACATCGAGGCGGCGACGGAACGGTCCGAGCAGGCGTGGGCCGATCTGCTGGACCCGGCGGGCCTGGCCCTGGCGCGGCTGATCGCGGCCGACGCCGGCGAACCGCTGGCCACCGCGGCCACCCGGGTCTGGGGCGCGCTGGAGACGCTGGGCAAGAACGGCCGGGCGCGGGCCGACCTGGTCGCCGACGGGCCCGCCCGCGACGACCGCTGGGTCCTGCTGCGTTCGGGCGGGGCGCGGATCGCGACCTTCGCCACGGCGCTGCGCGGGCGGTCCGAGCCTGTGGTGCTCGCCCTGCTCGCCGACGACAAGGAGTAA
- a CDS encoding flavin reductase family protein, translated as MSVIGTAAVQQEREQGQEQEPAPLRDRLPSRLHATADLRSCFGMFATGITVVAVGGEVPCGMTANSFASVSLDPPLVLVCIVHDAAMHKAILSEGTFAISVLAAHQEPVARHFANRGRPRGEREFETVRWWPGAVTGAPVVADTLAWIECGLAAVYDGGDHSIFVGSVLDMGKGGAGDALLFFGGGYHRLEPGA; from the coding sequence GTGAGCGTCATCGGGACGGCGGCCGTGCAGCAGGAGCGGGAGCAGGGACAGGAGCAGGAGCCGGCGCCGCTGCGCGACCGGCTTCCCTCCCGGCTGCACGCCACGGCGGATCTGCGCAGCTGTTTCGGGATGTTCGCCACCGGTATCACGGTGGTCGCCGTCGGCGGCGAGGTGCCGTGCGGCATGACGGCGAACTCCTTCGCCTCGGTGTCGCTGGACCCGCCGCTGGTGCTGGTGTGCATCGTGCACGACGCGGCGATGCACAAGGCGATCCTGAGCGAGGGCACGTTCGCGATCTCGGTGCTGGCCGCGCATCAGGAGCCGGTCGCCCGGCACTTCGCCAACCGCGGCCGGCCGCGCGGGGAGCGGGAGTTCGAGACCGTCCGCTGGTGGCCCGGGGCGGTCACCGGGGCGCCGGTGGTGGCCGACACCCTGGCCTGGATCGAGTGCGGGCTGGCCGCCGTGTACGACGGCGGCGACCACTCGATCTTCGTCGGCTCGGTCCTGGACATGGGCAAGGGCGGGGCCGGGGACGCGCTGCTGTTCTTCGGCGGCGGTTACCACCGGCTGGAGCCCGGGGCCTGA
- a CDS encoding MFS transporter, translated as MTATQRWTTAVAWTMIATAGADNLGVNTALHSIQATGVASAPTLLWALLVHLLALVAALSAGDRIGARVGNRRALIAGSALYAASSAACALATHGIVLVTARAGQGAGSGLAVGAALGLMNLAFPADSRGTAAHRVAPGFALALVAGPLVDGAVAAGPGWRWIFAADAAIGACAAALACRAIRPDRGRGGQLDPEGTLAALVAAGAPVWALIRAERVGWAAPEVLALVAAGAVALAAVLWWDTPSGPLHRWRFLAANASDLFLFASVYGTGFLVAAELRGDGGRGGQGGQAGLAGLAGQAGYGGHGPLGIGLRLMPWTVLMAGAMIWPARGRFRREWVSAAGSTLHAVGLVWLAFLAPSGRLSGTAAIPLALSGIGAGLALSRARIAGLGRTRREQPGRAAALLGALPMAGAAVGIALIAVAAHASRTGVPGPDRAARTALCWAAGLALAAAAAILAVPRERDPARGLPGVPGQSGRSGQSGQSGQPGQPGHSWQPGRRGGAWSALKPIAAPGSPKWGPVRGVQETIWRTQVRLAELGWLLTARSGGCGGRPAASRRRCAAPR; from the coding sequence ATGACCGCAACCCAACGGTGGACCACCGCCGTGGCCTGGACCATGATCGCGACCGCCGGCGCCGACAACCTCGGCGTCAACACGGCGCTGCACTCGATCCAGGCCACCGGCGTGGCCTCCGCACCGACCCTGCTGTGGGCACTGCTGGTCCACCTGCTGGCGTTGGTCGCGGCGCTGTCCGCCGGGGACCGGATCGGCGCCCGCGTGGGCAACCGGCGTGCCCTGATCGCCGGATCGGCGCTGTACGCCGCGTCCTCGGCGGCGTGCGCGCTGGCCACGCACGGGATCGTGCTCGTCACGGCGCGGGCCGGCCAGGGCGCCGGATCGGGCCTGGCGGTCGGGGCCGCGCTGGGCCTGATGAACCTGGCGTTCCCGGCGGACTCCCGCGGCACCGCGGCGCACCGCGTGGCGCCCGGCTTCGCGCTGGCCCTGGTCGCCGGGCCGCTGGTGGACGGCGCCGTGGCGGCCGGGCCCGGCTGGCGCTGGATCTTCGCCGCGGACGCCGCGATCGGGGCCTGCGCGGCGGCGCTGGCCTGCCGCGCGATCCGGCCGGACCGGGGGCGGGGCGGGCAGCTGGACCCGGAGGGCACGCTGGCCGCGCTGGTCGCGGCCGGCGCCCCGGTCTGGGCCCTGATCCGGGCCGAACGCGTCGGCTGGGCCGCGCCGGAAGTGCTCGCGCTGGTGGCCGCCGGAGCTGTCGCCCTGGCCGCGGTGCTGTGGTGGGACACGCCGTCCGGGCCGCTGCATCGCTGGAGGTTCCTGGCGGCCAACGCCTCCGACCTGTTCTTGTTCGCCTCCGTCTACGGCACCGGCTTCCTGGTCGCCGCCGAGCTGCGTGGCGACGGGGGTCGTGGGGGCCAAGGGGGCCAGGCGGGCCTAGCGGGCCTAGCGGGCCAAGCGGGCTACGGCGGCCACGGACCGCTCGGGATCGGCCTGCGGCTGATGCCCTGGACCGTGCTGATGGCCGGGGCGATGATCTGGCCGGCGCGCGGGCGGTTCCGCCGGGAATGGGTCTCGGCGGCGGGCTCCACGCTGCACGCCGTCGGCCTGGTCTGGCTGGCGTTCCTGGCGCCCTCCGGACGGCTGTCGGGGACCGCGGCGATTCCGTTGGCGCTGTCGGGGATCGGCGCGGGTCTGGCGCTGTCCCGGGCCCGGATCGCCGGGCTCGGCCGGACCCGGCGGGAGCAGCCGGGCCGGGCGGCGGCCCTGCTCGGCGCGCTGCCGATGGCCGGGGCGGCGGTCGGGATCGCGCTGATCGCCGTGGCCGCGCACGCCAGCCGGACCGGCGTTCCGGGGCCGGACCGCGCCGCGCGCACGGCGCTGTGCTGGGCTGCCGGGCTGGCGCTGGCCGCGGCCGCGGCGATCCTGGCCGTGCCCCGGGAACGGGATCCGGCTCGGGGGCTGCCAGGGGTTCCCGGGCAGTCGGGGCGGTCGGGCCAGTCGGGCCAGTCGGGGCAGCCCGGGCAGCCTGGGCATTCCTGGCAGCCCGGGCGGCGCGGGGGCGCGTGGTCGGCGCTGAAGCCGATCGCGGCTCCGGGTTCGCCCAAGTGGGGGCCGGTGCGGGGGGTTCAGGAGACCATCTGGCGGACCCAGGTGCGGCTCGCGGAGCTGGGATGGCTGCTCACCGCGCGGAGCGGTGGTTGTGGTGGTCGCCCAGCGGCGTCCAGGAGGCGATGTGCCGCGCCGCGGTGA
- a CDS encoding carboxymuconolactone decarboxylase family protein, translated as MSANPIRPVLRRTALAQIQRVTPVDVRSAQHLVARVYREMERDFGVLAPPLALHSPAPELLAASWLTLRETLVADGLAERPTKEVAASAVSLANSCPYCVTVHTATVNALVRGRDAQAIAGDRFDDVADEHLRAVAKWARESAVRESAAEHELPFPPDQAPELVGVTAAFHYLNRMVNVFLPDAPMPDGTPRGALPMVARVLGALMRRASRRPTPAGTSADLLPAAPLPADLAWAAGSPAVAEAFARAAGTVERAAHEAVPESVAELLPRMLGSWDGRPPGLDRRWLDRALAGLPPADVPAGRLAVLVAMASWQVDQESVDAYRATAGGARTLIQLTSWASFTAARHIASWTPLGDHHNHRSAR; from the coding sequence ATGAGCGCCAACCCCATCCGTCCAGTGCTCCGCCGCACAGCCCTGGCGCAGATCCAGCGCGTCACGCCCGTGGACGTGCGCTCAGCGCAGCATCTGGTGGCGCGCGTCTACCGGGAGATGGAACGCGACTTCGGCGTGCTGGCGCCCCCGCTGGCCCTGCACTCCCCCGCCCCCGAACTCCTGGCGGCCAGCTGGCTGACGCTGCGCGAGACCCTGGTCGCCGACGGCCTGGCCGAGCGGCCGACCAAGGAGGTCGCGGCCTCGGCGGTGTCACTGGCGAATTCGTGCCCTTACTGCGTCACCGTGCACACCGCGACCGTGAACGCGCTCGTGCGGGGCCGCGACGCGCAGGCGATCGCCGGCGACCGCTTCGACGACGTCGCCGACGAGCACCTGAGGGCCGTCGCCAAGTGGGCCCGGGAGAGCGCGGTGCGCGAAAGCGCGGCAGAGCACGAACTCCCCTTCCCGCCGGATCAGGCCCCTGAGCTGGTCGGCGTGACCGCCGCCTTCCACTACCTGAACCGCATGGTCAACGTCTTCCTCCCGGACGCCCCCATGCCCGACGGCACGCCGCGCGGTGCGCTGCCGATGGTGGCCCGAGTGCTCGGCGCCCTGATGCGCCGCGCCTCGCGCCGTCCGACCCCCGCCGGCACCTCGGCCGACCTGCTGCCGGCCGCGCCGCTGCCGGCCGATCTGGCCTGGGCCGCGGGCAGCCCGGCGGTGGCCGAGGCCTTCGCCCGGGCGGCCGGGACGGTCGAGCGCGCCGCTCACGAAGCCGTGCCGGAGTCGGTCGCCGAGCTACTGCCGCGGATGCTCGGGTCCTGGGACGGCCGGCCGCCGGGCCTGGACCGCCGCTGGCTGGACCGCGCGCTGGCCGGGCTGCCGCCGGCCGACGTGCCGGCCGGGCGGCTGGCGGTGCTGGTGGCGATGGCGTCCTGGCAGGTCGACCAGGAGAGCGTCGACGCCTACCGGGCCACGGCCGGCGGTGCCAGAACCCTGATCCAGCTGACGTCCTGGGCGAGCTTCACCGCGGCGCGGCACATCGCCTCCTGGACGCCGCTGGGCGACCACCACAACCACCGCTCCGCGCGGTGA